Proteins encoded by one window of Vibrio panuliri:
- the glnD gene encoding bifunctional uridylyltransferase/uridylyl-removing protein GlnD: MPFQSPLTFSDEQINVHELKLQLEQFASYQKQEFINHHPVSDLVLGRSDYFDLLLTRLWQHYGFDKLPNISLVAVGGYGRGELHPLSDIDILILSKKTLPENLGAKVSEFITLLWDLRLEIGHAVRTVEECGEIGRNDLTVATNLQEARLLTGCEETFHQLKMVVHSEYFWPSEVFYKAKVQEQAERHARYHDTTYNLEPDIKSTPGGLRDIHTLSWVARRHFGATSLFEMSRYGFLTDAEYRELVECQEFLWRVRFALHIELRRYDNRLTFAHQPPVAETLGFTGEGNRGVEMMMKEFYRTLRRVAELNKMLLKLFGQAILNRGVESSVQVISEDFQRRGSLIEARKPALFQARPETILDMFLHIANDSTIEGVSPPTLRQLRTARRRFNKFLHTIPDAREKFLELCRHPNALHKAFSLMHKLGVLSAYLPQWSQIVGQMQFDLFHVYTVDEHSVRLLKHINTFSYAKNHSKHPICCEVYPRILKKELLIIAAIFHDIGKGRGGDHSVIGAEEAYAFCREHGLSTPEANLVSWLVRNHLLMSVTAQRRDIYDPEVITEFAKQVRDEEYLEYLVCLTVADICATNPELWNSWKRTLLAELFYSTQRALRRGLENPVDVRERIRHNQQMASALLRKEGFSSREIEVIWQRFKADYFLRHTHKQIAWHCANLLRHADPTQPLVLISKKPTRGGTEVFVYTKDQKGIFATVVAELDRRNFNVHDAQIMTSKDGYVLDTFMVLDQHSNPVEEGRHKAVEKHLIHVLTDGRPTKLRTRRTPRNLQHFKVKTTVDFLPSKSKKRTTLEFVALDTPGLLATVGATFADLNINLHAAKITTIGERAEDFFIITGTEGGKLSEEEEMVLREKLIANVAELEPS; encoded by the coding sequence ATGCCTTTTCAATCGCCACTCACATTTAGTGACGAGCAAATCAATGTCCATGAGCTCAAGTTACAACTAGAGCAATTTGCTAGCTATCAAAAGCAGGAATTTATAAACCACCACCCTGTCAGTGATTTGGTGTTAGGTCGCTCGGATTACTTCGACTTACTGCTCACACGTTTATGGCAGCATTATGGTTTTGATAAACTGCCCAACATCAGTCTCGTCGCCGTCGGCGGTTATGGGCGCGGTGAACTTCATCCTCTGTCTGATATCGATATTCTCATCCTGTCTAAAAAAACGCTTCCAGAGAATCTAGGGGCAAAAGTCAGTGAGTTTATCACCCTGCTTTGGGACTTACGTCTTGAAATCGGCCATGCTGTACGCACAGTGGAAGAGTGTGGCGAGATTGGGCGCAACGACCTTACCGTTGCCACCAACTTGCAAGAAGCACGCTTATTAACGGGCTGTGAAGAGACTTTCCACCAGCTCAAAATGGTCGTTCACTCTGAATACTTTTGGCCTAGCGAAGTTTTTTATAAAGCCAAAGTGCAAGAGCAAGCCGAACGCCATGCTCGCTACCACGACACCACCTACAACCTTGAGCCAGACATCAAATCAACCCCAGGTGGACTGCGTGATATCCATACCCTTAGCTGGGTGGCGCGACGTCATTTTGGTGCCACCTCATTGTTTGAAATGAGCCGCTATGGTTTTCTGACTGATGCCGAATATCGCGAGTTGGTCGAGTGTCAGGAGTTCCTTTGGCGCGTGCGTTTTGCTCTACACATTGAACTGCGTCGTTATGACAACCGCCTAACGTTTGCTCATCAACCGCCCGTTGCCGAAACCCTTGGCTTTACGGGCGAAGGCAACCGTGGGGTTGAGATGATGATGAAAGAGTTCTATCGCACCTTACGCCGTGTCGCAGAGCTCAACAAAATGCTGCTTAAACTGTTTGGCCAAGCCATATTAAACCGAGGGGTTGAAAGTTCAGTTCAAGTTATCAGTGAAGATTTCCAACGTCGCGGTAGCTTGATCGAAGCACGCAAGCCTGCACTATTCCAAGCCCGACCTGAAACCATTTTGGATATGTTTCTGCATATCGCCAATGACTCCACAATTGAAGGTGTATCGCCACCGACATTGCGCCAATTAAGAACGGCTCGCCGCCGTTTCAACAAATTTCTGCATACGATTCCCGATGCGCGTGAAAAATTTCTCGAGCTTTGCCGCCACCCTAATGCCTTACACAAAGCCTTCAGTTTAATGCACAAATTGGGGGTTTTATCGGCCTACTTGCCGCAATGGAGTCAAATCGTCGGCCAAATGCAGTTCGACCTATTCCATGTCTATACCGTTGATGAACATAGTGTGCGCCTGCTTAAGCACATCAATACATTCAGCTACGCCAAAAATCACAGCAAACACCCCATTTGCTGTGAAGTTTATCCGCGTATTCTGAAAAAAGAACTTCTGATCATCGCCGCTATTTTCCATGACATTGGCAAAGGGCGTGGCGGTGATCACTCCGTAATTGGTGCCGAAGAGGCCTACGCGTTTTGCCGCGAACACGGTTTATCGACGCCAGAAGCCAACTTGGTGTCATGGCTTGTGCGTAATCACCTACTGATGTCAGTCACGGCACAACGTCGTGATATTTATGACCCAGAGGTCATTACGGAGTTTGCCAAGCAAGTCCGTGATGAAGAGTATTTAGAGTATCTAGTCTGCTTAACTGTCGCCGATATTTGTGCAACTAACCCAGAACTGTGGAACAGTTGGAAGCGCACTTTACTTGCTGAACTGTTTTACTCCACGCAACGCGCATTACGCCGAGGGTTAGAAAACCCCGTTGATGTACGTGAGCGTATTCGTCATAACCAACAGATGGCCTCAGCGCTACTGCGTAAAGAGGGCTTTAGCAGTCGAGAGATCGAAGTGATTTGGCAGCGCTTTAAGGCCGATTATTTCTTGCGCCATACTCACAAGCAGATCGCGTGGCATTGCGCCAATTTACTGCGTCATGCCGACCCAACCCAACCACTGGTGTTGATCAGTAAAAAGCCCACTCGTGGCGGAACTGAGGTATTCGTCTATACCAAAGACCAAAAAGGTATTTTCGCCACTGTCGTTGCGGAACTGGATAGACGTAACTTTAACGTACACGACGCACAAATCATGACCAGCAAAGATGGTTATGTACTTGATACCTTTATGGTGCTTGATCAACATAGCAACCCGGTTGAGGAAGGCCGCCACAAAGCGGTCGAAAAACACCTGATACATGTATTAACCGATGGTCGCCCGACTAAGCTTCGCACCCGAAGAACGCCGCGCAATCTTCAGCACTTTAAAGTTAAAACGACCGTTGATTTTCTTCCTAGCAAGAGCAAAAAGCGCACGACGCTGGAGTTTGTAGCTCTCGATACTCCGGGGTTACTCGCAACCGTCGGAGCTACTTTTGCAGATTTAAATATCAACTTACACGCCGCTAAGATCACCACCATTGGTGAGCGGGCGGAAGACTTTTTCATTATTACGGGCACCGAGGGAGGTAAGTTGAGCGAAGAGGAAGAGATGGTATTGCGCGAAAAACTCATCGCGAATGTTGCCGAACTGGAACCAAGCTGA
- a CDS encoding DUF3461 family protein, producing MFPHLTGLGIQDPKQIERYSLRQEAHKDILKIYFRKQKGELFAKSVKYKYPRQIKNVLVDSGSHQYKEVTEINRNLTLVIDELNKLTKPQKTAEVDVKQKILSDLKHLEKVVSSKIAEIEADLEKLK from the coding sequence ATGTTTCCACACCTAACGGGTCTAGGCATACAAGATCCCAAACAGATTGAGCGCTATTCTTTGCGTCAAGAAGCCCACAAAGACATCCTTAAAATCTATTTTCGCAAACAGAAAGGTGAGCTATTCGCCAAAAGCGTGAAGTACAAATACCCTCGACAAATCAAAAATGTACTGGTTGATAGTGGCAGTCATCAATATAAAGAAGTCACTGAAATCAATCGTAACCTCACCCTGGTGATTGATGAGCTCAACAAACTCACCAAACCTCAGAAAACCGCAGAAGTGGATGTTAAACAGAAAATTCTCTCTGACTTAAAACATTTAGAGAAAGTTGTCTCGAGTAAGATTGCTGAAATAGAGGCGGATTTAGAGAAGCTGAAATAA
- the pgpA gene encoding phosphatidylglycerophosphatase A — protein MTNPLSLISLKNPWHLLATGFGSGLSPVVPGTMGTLAAIPLYLLLVQLPLSGYLLVVLVACLVGVKICQVTSDDMGVHDHGSIVWDEFAGFWITMAVVPLFQLSATDWKWLLTGFILFRFFDMVKPWPIGWLDKRVHGGLGIMIDDIVAGVMAGVALYLIGKFAGWL, from the coding sequence ATGACAAACCCTCTTTCTCTGATTTCTCTAAAGAATCCTTGGCATTTACTTGCAACAGGTTTTGGTAGTGGTTTATCTCCAGTGGTACCCGGTACGATGGGAACTTTAGCGGCGATACCTCTGTATTTGCTGTTAGTGCAACTGCCGTTAAGTGGATATTTACTGGTGGTTTTGGTTGCGTGTCTAGTCGGGGTGAAAATCTGTCAGGTCACTTCTGATGATATGGGGGTTCACGACCATGGCTCTATCGTTTGGGATGAGTTTGCCGGATTCTGGATCACGATGGCAGTTGTACCTTTGTTTCAATTGTCAGCAACAGATTGGAAATGGTTATTGACCGGTTTTATTCTGTTTCGTTTTTTTGACATGGTTAAGCCTTGGCCTATTGGGTGGCTCGATAAGCGTGTTCATGGTGGCCTAGGCATCATGATTGATGACATCGTTGCTGGTGTTATGGCTGGTGTTGCGCTTTACCTTATCGGTAAGTTTGCTGGTTGGCTGTAA
- the thiL gene encoding thiamine-phosphate kinase, translating into MSGEFNLIEKYFVDQQAQRSDVVLAAGDDCALVSAPVGSLIAISTDTLVAGTHFLASANPRWVAHKALASNISDLAAMGATPAWVSFALTMPEIDEIWLAPFCEGFFALADQYGLQLIGGDTTKGPLSLTLTVQGLVPQGEALLRSGAQVGDGIYVTGLLGDSQAGLDVILDKSNATKPFASELEKRHYLSTPRTQVGEALRGIASAAIDISDGVISDLGHILKRSGVGAQVEVEQLPLSQPLLEFVGSSPQAQQYALTSGEEYELCFTVPDSREDAMWQALQDIDCQITRIGTINDDDKLRLTLDGQDLAWQLSGYDHFKTN; encoded by the coding sequence ATGTCTGGCGAATTTAATCTAATAGAAAAGTATTTTGTCGATCAGCAAGCGCAGCGCAGCGATGTTGTGCTGGCTGCCGGTGATGATTGCGCATTGGTTTCTGCACCGGTTGGTTCTTTGATTGCGATTAGCACCGATACCTTGGTTGCGGGCACGCATTTCTTAGCCTCCGCTAATCCTCGTTGGGTGGCGCACAAAGCCCTTGCTTCTAACATCAGTGATTTAGCGGCAATGGGGGCGACGCCAGCATGGGTTTCTTTTGCACTGACGATGCCAGAAATTGATGAAATCTGGCTAGCCCCATTTTGTGAAGGTTTTTTTGCCCTAGCTGATCAATATGGTTTGCAATTGATTGGCGGTGATACGACTAAAGGTCCTCTGAGTTTGACATTGACGGTACAAGGTTTAGTGCCTCAGGGGGAAGCATTGCTGCGCTCCGGCGCTCAAGTAGGGGATGGTATCTATGTCACAGGGCTACTGGGTGACAGTCAAGCTGGATTAGACGTGATTCTCGACAAGAGCAATGCAACTAAACCATTTGCAAGTGAACTGGAAAAACGTCATTACCTCTCAACGCCTCGAACTCAAGTAGGGGAAGCACTGCGTGGAATTGCCAGTGCTGCTATTGATATTTCTGATGGCGTTATCTCTGATTTAGGTCATATACTGAAGCGCTCTGGTGTAGGGGCTCAAGTAGAGGTAGAGCAACTGCCTTTATCTCAGCCGCTTCTCGAGTTCGTGGGTAGCTCGCCGCAAGCTCAGCAATATGCGCTGACGAGTGGGGAAGAATACGAGCTCTGTTTTACCGTACCAGACAGTCGAGAGGACGCAATGTGGCAAGCTCTGCAAGATATTGATTGTCAGATCACCCGTATCGGTACGATCAACGATGATGATAAACTGAGATTGACCCTTGATGGGCAAGACCTTGCTTGGCAGTTAAGCGGCTACGATCATTTTAAAACCAATTAA
- the nusB gene encoding transcription antitermination factor NusB produces MGASVKPAARRNARRFALQAIYSWQITKENVATIEEQFLSGGKYDEEEHHASEPALTAPDTDVAYFRDLLTGVVLSHTELDCKIRPYTSRPMQDLDLMELALLRLAMYEMTRREDVPYKVVINEAIELAKVFAAEDSHKFVNGVLDKAAPHVRKK; encoded by the coding sequence ATGGGGGCCAGTGTGAAACCAGCCGCACGTCGTAACGCACGTCGATTCGCTCTACAAGCGATCTACTCTTGGCAAATCACTAAAGAAAATGTTGCCACAATTGAAGAGCAGTTTTTATCTGGTGGTAAGTATGATGAAGAAGAGCATCACGCATCAGAGCCTGCACTAACTGCACCAGACACTGACGTTGCTTACTTCCGTGACCTTCTAACAGGTGTTGTGCTAAGTCACACAGAGCTAGATTGTAAAATTCGTCCATACACATCACGTCCAATGCAAGATTTGGATTTGATGGAGCTCGCATTGCTGCGTCTCGCTATGTATGAGATGACTCGTCGTGAAGACGTTCCTTACAAAGTGGTTATCAACGAAGCGATTGAACTTGCAAAAGTGTTCGCTGCAGAAGACAGCCACAAGTTCGTTAATGGTGTGCTAGATAAAGCCGCGCCACACGTTCGTAAGAAATAA
- the ribH gene encoding 6,7-dimethyl-8-ribityllumazine synthase: protein MKVIEGGFPAPNAKIAIVISRFNSFINESLLSGAIDTLKRHGQVSEDNITVVRCPGAVELPLVAQRVAKTGKYDAIVSLGTVIRGGTPHFDYVCSECNKGLAQVSLEYSLPVAFGVLTVDTIDQAIERAGTKAGNKGAEAALSALEMINVLSEIDS, encoded by the coding sequence ATGAAAGTGATCGAGGGTGGCTTCCCAGCGCCAAACGCAAAAATTGCTATCGTTATTTCTCGTTTCAACAGTTTTATTAACGAAAGTCTATTGTCTGGTGCAATCGATACTTTAAAGCGTCATGGGCAAGTTAGCGAAGACAACATTACTGTTGTACGCTGTCCTGGTGCCGTTGAACTACCTTTAGTTGCTCAACGAGTAGCCAAAACAGGTAAGTACGATGCGATTGTATCTCTGGGTACAGTAATTCGTGGTGGTACACCACACTTTGACTATGTTTGCAGTGAATGTAACAAAGGTCTTGCACAAGTTTCTCTGGAATACAGCCTTCCAGTAGCATTTGGTGTATTGACTGTTGATACAATTGACCAAGCAATTGAGCGCGCAGGAACCAAGGCTGGTAATAAAGGTGCAGAGGCTGCACTAAGCGCACTTGAGATGATTAACGTTCTTTCAGAAATTGATTCCTAA
- the ribBA gene encoding bifunctional 3,4-dihydroxy-2-butanone-4-phosphate synthase/GTP cyclohydrolase II gives MPISTPQEIIEDIRLGKMVILMDDEDRENEGDLIMAAEHITPEAINFMATHGRGLICLTMTRARCENLGLPPMVQDNNAQYTTNFTVSIEAAEGVTTGISAADRARTVQAAVAPNAKAADLVQPGHIFPLAAQEGGVLTRAGHTEAGCDLARLAGLEPASVIVEILNDDGTMARRPDLEIFAEKHGLKLGTIADLIEYRNNTETTIERVAECLLPTEFGEFNLVTYRDTIDNQVHYALCKQSADSQAPLVRVHLQDTFTDLLRSDRNAERSWTLDKAMKRIGQDGGVLVILGNEEPTDLLIHRVKMFQAQDQGTAPTLAKKQGTSRRVGVGSQILADLGIHDMRLLSSTSKRYHALGGFGLNVVEYVTE, from the coding sequence ATGCCAATTAGTACGCCTCAAGAAATTATCGAAGATATTCGTTTAGGAAAAATGGTTATCCTGATGGATGACGAAGATCGTGAAAATGAAGGCGACCTTATTATGGCCGCGGAACACATCACGCCTGAAGCGATCAACTTTATGGCCACTCATGGAAGAGGCTTGATCTGTCTGACAATGACTCGAGCACGTTGTGAAAACCTCGGTTTGCCGCCAATGGTGCAAGACAATAATGCTCAATACACCACCAACTTTACCGTTTCGATTGAAGCGGCTGAAGGGGTCACGACCGGGATTTCTGCCGCTGACCGCGCACGCACTGTGCAAGCTGCCGTTGCGCCGAATGCTAAAGCTGCGGATCTAGTGCAGCCGGGACACATTTTCCCATTGGCAGCTCAAGAAGGTGGTGTCCTGACTCGAGCTGGTCACACTGAAGCTGGTTGTGACTTGGCACGTTTAGCTGGCCTTGAGCCGGCTTCGGTGATTGTCGAAATTCTTAATGACGATGGCACTATGGCCCGTCGCCCTGATTTAGAAATTTTTGCTGAAAAGCATGGTTTAAAATTGGGCACCATTGCTGATTTGATCGAGTATCGCAATAACACCGAGACAACGATTGAACGTGTGGCCGAGTGTCTGCTACCAACCGAATTTGGTGAGTTCAATTTGGTTACCTACCGCGATACCATTGATAACCAAGTGCATTATGCACTCTGCAAGCAAAGTGCAGATTCACAAGCTCCACTGGTTCGCGTGCATTTACAAGATACATTTACCGATTTATTGCGTAGCGATCGCAATGCCGAACGCAGTTGGACGCTTGATAAAGCGATGAAGCGTATTGGTCAAGATGGCGGTGTTTTGGTGATTTTAGGCAACGAAGAGCCGACTGATTTGTTGATCCACCGTGTCAAAATGTTCCAAGCTCAAGATCAAGGTACAGCACCGACCTTAGCCAAGAAACAAGGCACCTCTCGTCGTGTGGGTGTGGGTTCACAGATTTTGGCAGATCTTGGCATTCATGACATGCGTCTACTCTCTTCAACCAGTAAGCGTTACCACGCTCTGGGTGGGTTTGGATTGAATGTTGTCGAGTATGTGACAGAGTAA
- a CDS encoding riboflavin synthase yields MFTGIVEAVGTLTAITPKGEDISVTIESGKLDMRDVKLGDSIATNGVCLTVVAFNEHSYTADLSLETLNKTGFSHYQVGGKVNLEKAMLPTTRFGGHIVSGHVDGVGEIVERNMVGRAIEFWVAMPEEICKYVAEKGSITVDGISLTVNALRKNAFKLTIVPHTGEETTIADFHVGRKVNLEVDVLARYMERLLTSQQSQAPESRITMEFLQQNGFA; encoded by the coding sequence ATGTTTACAGGAATAGTCGAAGCAGTTGGTACACTGACTGCTATTACGCCAAAGGGCGAAGATATTAGTGTGACGATTGAGAGCGGTAAGCTCGATATGCGTGACGTTAAACTCGGTGATAGCATTGCGACTAATGGTGTCTGTTTGACTGTTGTAGCATTCAATGAGCATAGTTACACCGCGGATCTCTCTTTAGAAACCTTAAACAAGACCGGCTTTAGTCACTATCAAGTGGGTGGCAAAGTGAATCTAGAGAAGGCGATGCTACCGACAACGCGCTTTGGTGGGCATATCGTCTCAGGGCATGTTGATGGCGTAGGTGAGATTGTCGAACGCAATATGGTAGGGCGCGCAATAGAGTTTTGGGTCGCGATGCCTGAAGAAATTTGCAAGTATGTCGCTGAAAAAGGTTCAATTACGGTCGATGGTATCAGTCTAACGGTGAATGCATTACGTAAGAATGCGTTTAAACTGACCATTGTTCCCCATACGGGTGAAGAGACAACCATCGCTGACTTTCATGTTGGTCGTAAAGTGAATTTAGAAGTCGATGTTTTGGCGCGTTATATGGAGCGTCTACTCACGAGCCAGCAATCACAAGCGCCTGAATCTCGAATTACGATGGAATTTCTACAACAAAATGGCTTTGCTTAG
- the ribD gene encoding bifunctional diaminohydroxyphosphoribosylaminopyrimidine deaminase/5-amino-6-(5-phosphoribosylamino)uracil reductase RibD: MAQFSTQDYAMMLRAIKLAQRGIYTTAPNPNVGCVITNGEEIVGEGFHARAGEPHAEVHALRMAGDKAQGATAYVTLEPCSHYGRTPPCAEGLIKAKVAKVICAMQDPNPQVAGRGIQMLRDAGIEVQVGLLEADARALNPAFIKRMESGNPYVQLKMAASLDGQTALANGQSQWITSPQARQDVQSLRAKSGAILSTSKTVIDDNASLNVRWHDLPTSVQAIYPQEALRQPLRVILDRQNQLQDELKLFSVEGEVVRVGEQGDLVPQLDASGHIELRHLLTTLVTEHNVNHLWVEAGATLASSLIKQGLVDELVIYLAPKLMGSDGRGLVGALGLTAMYQVIDLEIKELKQVGPDIRITATPIYKEQ; encoded by the coding sequence ATGGCTCAATTCAGTACTCAAGATTACGCCATGATGCTGCGAGCGATCAAACTGGCACAACGTGGCATTTATACCACGGCACCTAACCCAAACGTGGGCTGCGTGATTACCAACGGTGAAGAGATCGTTGGTGAGGGTTTTCATGCTCGTGCTGGTGAACCTCATGCAGAAGTTCATGCGCTGCGTATGGCGGGTGATAAAGCTCAAGGTGCAACCGCTTACGTTACGTTGGAGCCTTGCTCACACTATGGTCGCACGCCTCCTTGCGCAGAGGGGCTGATAAAAGCCAAAGTCGCCAAAGTGATCTGCGCGATGCAAGATCCTAATCCACAAGTGGCGGGTCGCGGTATTCAGATGCTGCGTGATGCCGGTATTGAAGTTCAAGTTGGCTTACTCGAAGCCGATGCCCGCGCCCTTAATCCTGCATTTATTAAACGCATGGAAAGCGGCAATCCTTATGTCCAACTGAAGATGGCTGCGAGCCTCGATGGTCAAACGGCACTCGCCAATGGACAGAGCCAATGGATCACCTCGCCTCAAGCGCGCCAAGATGTGCAGTCTTTGCGGGCGAAATCTGGTGCTATTCTCTCCACCAGCAAAACTGTGATTGATGACAACGCTTCGCTTAATGTTCGTTGGCATGATTTACCTACATCGGTTCAAGCAATCTACCCCCAAGAGGCGCTGCGACAGCCGCTTCGCGTTATCTTAGACCGCCAAAACCAGTTGCAAGATGAGTTAAAGCTGTTCTCTGTTGAGGGTGAGGTTGTGCGTGTTGGTGAACAGGGCGACTTGGTACCACAACTTGATGCAAGTGGGCATATCGAACTGCGCCATTTATTGACGACCTTGGTGACAGAGCACAATGTTAATCACCTTTGGGTCGAAGCGGGCGCAACTTTGGCGAGTTCGTTGATCAAGCAAGGTTTGGTTGATGAACTGGTGATCTATTTAGCGCCTAAACTTATGGGAAGTGATGGTCGCGGCTTAGTTGGCGCTCTGGGGCTAACCGCTATGTATCAAGTCATTGACTTGGAAATTAAAGAACTAAAGCAAGTCGGGCCGGATATTCGTATCACTGCCACGCCAATCTATAAAGAACAATAG
- the nrdR gene encoding transcriptional regulator NrdR: MHCPFCSETDTKVIDSRLVADGHQVRRRRQCLACSERFTTFETAELVMPRVIKSNGNREPFNEDKMVGGLQRALEKRPVSADAVELAISMIKSKLRATGEREVPSEMVGNLVMEQLKELDKVAYIRFASVYRSFEDIREFGEEIAKLED; the protein is encoded by the coding sequence ATGCATTGTCCTTTTTGCTCCGAGACTGATACTAAAGTTATCGATTCTCGATTAGTGGCTGATGGCCATCAAGTGCGCCGTCGCAGACAGTGCTTGGCGTGTAGCGAGCGTTTTACAACCTTTGAAACCGCAGAGCTAGTTATGCCTCGCGTAATTAAATCCAACGGTAATCGCGAACCATTTAATGAAGATAAAATGGTGGGTGGTTTGCAACGTGCGCTTGAAAAACGCCCGGTAAGTGCTGATGCAGTCGAACTTGCTATCAGTATGATTAAGTCGAAGTTGCGTGCAACAGGCGAGAGAGAAGTACCGAGCGAAATGGTCGGTAACTTAGTGATGGAGCAACTGAAAGAGCTCGACAAAGTCGCTTATATTCGCTTTGCTTCCGTATATCGCAGCTTTGAAGATATCCGAGAGTTTGGTGAAGAAATCGCTAAGCTGGAAGATTAA
- a CDS encoding glutamate-5-semialdehyde dehydrogenase produces MNLTNMGKAAKDAAFVLATASTAQKNQALAIIADELEANAADILAANEKDIELGRQAGLTDALLDRLLLNEERLTGIANDVRNVISLNDPVGSEIDSKVLENGMSLSRRRVPLGVVGVIYEARPNVTIDIAALCLKTGNASILRGGKETFFSNMELVKVIQVALDKAGLPAASVQYIEKPDRELVSQLLKLDDYVDMIIPRGGAGLHKMCKENSTIPVIIGGFGISHIFIDQTADLVKSLDVVENAKVQRPSACNALDTLLVDEKVAAEFLPMLAERLNGKVSLVAEPKAKALLANAQELRDAGEGDFDTEWLSYTLGVKVVADVADAIDHMRIHNASHSDAIMTNSLENAERFINSVGSAAVYVNASTRFTDGAQFGLGAEVAVSTQKLHARGPMGLEELTSYKWVGKANYLSRS; encoded by the coding sequence GTGAACTTAACCAATATGGGTAAAGCGGCAAAAGATGCTGCTTTCGTACTTGCGACAGCCTCGACTGCGCAGAAAAACCAAGCTCTAGCGATTATTGCTGATGAGCTTGAAGCTAATGCCGCTGATATTCTTGCAGCGAATGAAAAAGACATCGAATTGGGACGTCAAGCGGGTTTGACAGACGCACTGCTTGATCGACTACTGCTGAATGAAGAGCGCTTAACGGGCATCGCTAATGATGTGCGTAACGTAATTAGCCTCAATGATCCTGTCGGCAGTGAGATTGACAGTAAAGTGCTTGAAAACGGCATGTCGCTCTCTCGTCGCCGTGTGCCACTTGGTGTGGTCGGGGTTATCTATGAAGCTCGCCCGAATGTGACGATTGATATTGCTGCATTGTGTTTAAAAACCGGTAATGCCAGTATCCTCCGCGGCGGTAAAGAGACCTTCTTCTCTAACATGGAGTTAGTTAAGGTAATTCAAGTTGCGTTGGATAAAGCCGGTCTACCTGCTGCGTCTGTGCAGTACATTGAAAAACCAGACCGCGAATTGGTGTCGCAACTACTTAAATTGGATGATTACGTTGATATGATTATCCCTCGTGGTGGCGCTGGTCTGCATAAAATGTGTAAAGAAAACAGCACTATCCCAGTGATCATTGGTGGTTTTGGTATTAGCCACATATTTATTGATCAAACAGCCGATTTAGTGAAATCACTTGATGTGGTGGAGAACGCTAAAGTGCAGCGTCCTTCTGCGTGTAATGCTTTAGATACTCTGCTTGTCGATGAGAAAGTCGCGGCTGAGTTTCTACCTATGCTCGCAGAGCGTCTAAACGGCAAGGTGTCGTTAGTTGCTGAACCGAAAGCAAAAGCGTTGTTAGCGAATGCACAAGAGTTACGTGATGCTGGCGAAGGCGATTTCGATACTGAATGGTTGAGCTATACGCTTGGTGTCAAGGTTGTCGCCGATGTGGCAGACGCGATTGATCATATGCGTATCCACAATGCTAGCCACTCAGATGCGATTATGACGAATAGCCTTGAGAATGCAGAGCGTTTTATCAACTCAGTGGGGTCTGCGGCTGTTTACGTTAACGCATCGACCCGCTTTACTGATGGGGCGCAATTTGGCTTAGGAGCTGAAGTGGCGGTATCCACACAGAAACTTCATGCTCGTGGTCCAATGGGATTAGAAGAGCTGACTAGCTACAAGTGGGTTGGTAAGGCCAACTATTTGTCACGTAGTTAG